In Pseudomonas sp. MM213, a genomic segment contains:
- a CDS encoding polyamine ABC transporter substrate-binding protein gives MIRKTLALAPLALFVSLSHAADTVKIYNWSDYIAPDTTKDFQKETGIGFSYDVYDSNETLDGKLMTGKSGYDVVFPSNHFMARQIEGGALKKLDKSQLPNWKNLNPVLLKALQTNDPGNEHGFPYLWGSTGIGYNIAKVKAVLGDNAPVDSWDLIFKPENMAKLQKCGVAILDNGPELLPAALNYLGLPHHSKNPEDYKKAEALLMKVRPYVSYFHSSKYTSDLANGDICVAVGFSGDILQAENRAREAKNGVDIGYAIPKEGAAIWFDMVAMPADAPDEKAGYAFMDYLLRPAVMASISNYVHYANGNEQADSLIDPAIKNDTKVYPSPEMMGKLFALEAMPLNIDRIRTRVWNKIRTGS, from the coding sequence ATGATCCGAAAGACCCTGGCACTCGCTCCCTTGGCGCTCTTCGTGAGCCTCAGTCACGCCGCCGACACCGTGAAGATCTACAACTGGTCGGACTACATCGCCCCGGACACCACCAAAGACTTCCAGAAAGAAACCGGCATCGGCTTCAGCTATGACGTGTACGACAGCAACGAAACCCTCGACGGCAAGTTGATGACCGGCAAATCCGGTTACGACGTGGTGTTCCCGTCCAACCACTTCATGGCCCGGCAGATCGAGGGTGGGGCGCTGAAGAAGCTCGACAAGAGCCAGTTGCCGAACTGGAAGAACCTCAACCCGGTACTGCTCAAAGCCCTGCAAACCAACGACCCGGGCAACGAGCATGGCTTCCCGTACCTGTGGGGCAGCACTGGCATCGGCTACAACATTGCCAAGGTCAAAGCGGTGCTGGGCGATAACGCGCCGGTGGATTCCTGGGACCTGATCTTCAAACCCGAAAACATGGCAAAACTGCAGAAGTGCGGCGTGGCCATCCTCGACAACGGGCCTGAACTGCTGCCGGCCGCGCTGAACTACCTGGGGTTGCCGCATCACAGCAAGAACCCGGAAGACTACAAGAAGGCTGAAGCGCTGCTGATGAAAGTCCGGCCTTACGTCAGCTATTTCCACTCGTCCAAGTACACCAGCGACCTCGCCAACGGTGACATCTGCGTGGCGGTTGGTTTCTCCGGCGACATCCTGCAGGCCGAAAATCGCGCCAGGGAAGCCAAGAACGGCGTAGACATCGGCTATGCGATTCCCAAGGAAGGTGCGGCCATCTGGTTCGACATGGTTGCCATGCCCGCCGACGCCCCGGACGAAAAAGCCGGCTACGCCTTCATGGACTACCTGTTGCGCCCGGCCGTCATGGCCAGCATCAGCAACTACGTGCACTACGCCAATGGCAACGAACAGGCTGACAGCCTGATCGACCCGGCAATCAAGAACGACACCAAGGTTTATCCGAGCCCGGAAATGATGGGAAAACTGTTCGCGCTGGAAGCGATGCCGCTGAACATCGACCGGATACGGACACGGGTGTGGAACAAGATTCGCACGGGCAGCTGA
- a CDS encoding cupin domain-containing protein, with translation MGITQFKNTATLKLDESNPVAVPLGTPVAVASTTSVERDDGVETGVWECTPGRWRRQIVAQEFCHFIQGRCTFTPDDGEALHIEAGDALMLPANSLGIWDIQETVRKTYVLIF, from the coding sequence ATGGGCATCACGCAGTTCAAGAACACCGCAACCCTGAAGCTGGACGAATCAAACCCGGTCGCCGTGCCGTTGGGAACTCCCGTGGCGGTGGCGTCCACCACCAGCGTCGAACGCGACGACGGTGTCGAAACCGGCGTCTGGGAATGCACCCCCGGCCGTTGGCGTCGGCAGATCGTGGCCCAGGAATTCTGTCATTTCATCCAGGGACGCTGCACCTTCACTCCAGATGACGGTGAAGCCCTCCACATAGAAGCCGGCGACGCACTGATGTTGCCAGCCAACAGCCTCGGTATCTGGGACATCCAGGAAACCGTACGCAAGACCTACGTTTTGATTTTTTGA
- a CDS encoding NAD(P)/FAD-dependent oxidoreductase, producing MPAWRTISLWMDQLDEPLLARPALEHDLDVDVAIIGAGYTGLWTAYYLKRLAPGLNIAIVEAQTAGFGASGRNGGWLMGNLLGEDRLLADLPAERRRASYDLLHSIPDEVEVVLEREGIDCDYRKGGALYCAARYPEQEASLRQYLDKLYRQGLTESHYRWLSPEQLAQQIRIAKPYGGIYAPHVATLHPAKLVRGLARTVERMGVRIYENSPVTHWQSGRLRTAKAMVRSRWIVPAVEGYATTLPPLGRYLLPVQSLIVATEPLSAATWDEIGLSHGQAFGESSRQVTYGQRTADNRLVFGARGGYQFAGKLRHDFDLTASEVELRRYLFGELFPQLKNVRITHGWGGNLGMSRRFKPHMLCDQASGIAISGGYGGEGVGASNLGGRTLADLILQRDTELVRQPWVIPQGGLDALKPWEPEPCRWLGYNAIIRSFVHEDQTLANPATAPWRRKLASGVAGFMEGFMQ from the coding sequence ATGCCGGCGTGGCGCACTATCAGTTTGTGGATGGATCAACTCGACGAGCCGTTGCTGGCGCGTCCGGCGCTGGAACACGATCTTGACGTCGACGTCGCCATCATCGGCGCGGGGTACACCGGGCTCTGGACTGCGTACTACCTCAAGCGCCTGGCACCGGGCCTGAACATTGCCATCGTTGAAGCGCAAACCGCCGGTTTTGGCGCCTCCGGGCGTAATGGCGGCTGGTTGATGGGCAACCTCCTGGGTGAAGACCGCTTGCTCGCCGATTTACCGGCCGAGCGGCGGCGGGCGTCGTATGACCTGCTGCACAGCATTCCCGATGAAGTTGAAGTTGTCCTCGAACGTGAAGGCATCGACTGCGATTACCGTAAAGGCGGGGCGCTGTATTGCGCGGCGCGGTATCCGGAACAGGAAGCCAGCCTGCGACAGTATCTCGACAAACTGTATCGCCAGGGCCTGACGGAAAGCCATTACCGCTGGCTCAGCCCCGAGCAGTTGGCGCAACAGATCAGAATCGCCAAGCCTTATGGCGGTATCTATGCACCGCACGTGGCGACCCTGCACCCGGCAAAGTTGGTGCGAGGTCTGGCCCGGACGGTCGAACGCATGGGCGTCAGGATTTACGAAAACAGTCCGGTCACCCACTGGCAATCGGGCCGCCTGCGCACGGCGAAGGCCATGGTGCGCAGCCGCTGGATCGTTCCGGCGGTAGAAGGGTACGCGACCACGCTGCCTCCGCTGGGGCGCTATCTGTTGCCGGTGCAAAGCCTGATCGTCGCCACCGAACCGTTGTCCGCCGCCACTTGGGACGAAATCGGCCTGAGCCACGGGCAGGCGTTCGGCGAAAGCAGTCGCCAGGTGACTTACGGTCAGCGTACGGCGGACAACCGCCTGGTGTTCGGCGCGCGGGGCGGCTATCAGTTTGCCGGCAAGCTGCGCCATGACTTCGACCTGACCGCCAGTGAAGTCGAATTGCGGCGTTACCTGTTCGGCGAACTCTTCCCGCAACTCAAGAACGTACGTATTACCCATGGCTGGGGCGGCAACCTCGGCATGTCCCGGCGGTTCAAGCCGCACATGCTGTGCGATCAAGCGAGCGGCATTGCGATTTCCGGCGGTTATGGCGGGGAGGGCGTTGGTGCCAGCAACCTGGGTGGACGGACCTTGGCTGACTTGATCCTGCAACGCGATACCGAGCTGGTTCGCCAGCCATGGGTCATCCCTCAGGGCGGTCTCGATGCACTGAAGCCCTGGGAACCGGAACCCTGCCGCTGGCTCGGCTACAACGCGATCATCCGCAGCTTCGTCCATGAAGACCAGACCCTGGCCAACCCGGCTACCGCGCCTTGGCGACGCAAACTGGCCAGCGGGGTCGCCGGGTTTATGGAAGGTTTCATGCAGTAA
- a CDS encoding helix-turn-helix transcriptional regulator → MHADDDGPLQTQATSETVMRYHLRWKHRDLDGVMALYHPDIQYSDFFQNRVMGLDELREYVRSSMPRDPDEALEHSDRIRLDGNTAFIQYRITLRGGEGLVSFRASEAITVRDGLIWRVNEYASLVHEQPVSKTTNSARPAVSRLGLSPRQLSFMAQDLQQYFQHQQPYLDPELDLQRVAKACGYSRNQMSYLLNQVLGQSFYRYVNQARLQHVLAALENAAPPLRIDDLAFAAGFNSLSAFYSCFRQHTGLSPKAYVKQISLRARAQDSL, encoded by the coding sequence ATGCATGCCGATGATGATGGTCCGCTGCAAACCCAGGCCACGAGCGAGACGGTCATGCGCTATCACCTGCGCTGGAAGCACCGCGACCTGGACGGTGTCATGGCGTTGTATCACCCGGACATCCAGTACAGCGACTTCTTCCAGAACCGCGTGATGGGGCTGGACGAATTGCGCGAGTACGTGCGCAGCAGCATGCCGCGCGATCCGGATGAAGCGCTGGAACACTCGGACCGCATCCGTCTGGACGGCAACACCGCGTTCATTCAGTACCGCATTACCCTGCGCGGCGGTGAAGGGTTGGTGTCATTTCGGGCCAGCGAGGCGATAACCGTGCGCGACGGTCTGATCTGGCGAGTCAACGAATACGCCTCGTTGGTGCATGAGCAACCCGTCAGCAAAACCACAAACAGTGCACGCCCGGCCGTCAGCCGGCTCGGGTTGTCGCCGCGTCAATTGAGTTTCATGGCGCAAGACCTGCAACAGTATTTCCAGCACCAGCAACCCTATCTGGACCCGGAGCTCGACCTGCAACGGGTGGCAAAGGCGTGCGGGTACAGCCGCAATCAGATGTCCTATCTGCTGAACCAGGTGCTGGGCCAGAGTTTCTACCGCTACGTTAACCAGGCGCGCTTGCAACATGTGCTCGCCGCGCTGGAAAACGCCGCGCCGCCACTGCGTATCGACGATCTGGCGTTTGCCGCCGGCTTCAATTCGCTCTCGGCGTTCTATAGCTGTTTCCGCCAGCACACCGGTCTGTCGCCCAAGGCCTACGTCAAACAAATTTCTTTGCGTGCACGCGCGCAAGACAGCCTCTGA
- a CDS encoding DUF1652 domain-containing protein: MNKGFSKVTFPNACQLMRWHFHPMGFEASMDAPGSMIARLFDRATGETMIAIAGIPCATVMNAADVERIIEAVEDELESFIPPVALKSYA; this comes from the coding sequence ATGAATAAAGGGTTCAGTAAAGTCACCTTTCCAAACGCCTGTCAGCTGATGCGCTGGCATTTTCATCCCATGGGTTTTGAGGCGAGCATGGACGCACCGGGCAGCATGATTGCCCGCCTTTTTGACCGTGCCACGGGCGAGACCATGATCGCCATTGCCGGCATTCCATGCGCCACTGTCATGAACGCAGCGGACGTAGAACGAATCATCGAAGCGGTGGAGGATGAGCTTGAGTCTTTCATTCCTCCGGTGGCCCTCAAGAGTTATGCCTGA
- a CDS encoding UvrD-helicase domain-containing protein: MPQHTPDLPPELRPLAEMPLLKRLAARFFGHGLTRLRAQHRASWLHGQADGFRSGHSAGVDYGYKEGKLEGLEEGRQVLLIRDSRSTEHRPPNVDDNLFDDWRLPLSAELKKRMKADVARLLAPHAQPSAAQWKMIFSDTPSTSVIAGAGAGKSTTLVLRILLLTHYLGFELSSMTVVTFTRESRKDFINKLIEMFALWGRPLGFKEARDLVRTFHSRILPMVRSLPGFERLQAFENLSNRVQGADDEADSNPFDLRINDAQRQQLNACYHNLHTRDERFRELIKPLSRHALQLKELERDHPDVQKRMAVTELAAKRDEELCDLIEDLWFRAGAWPIKGIEPNRQSFDINGSTFHCHGYIPSLDAWVVLGFDPRENPQVSRPNAKLSVRAEWAVKRTLFQAFCRKPLIWLDSYEASKRVLASLAGDASAGPGFDYKVKGELGSAPLLDCFVAAAGFIENLGLDVPNAVGQMSFAKDDPDRFFFEALSLFWRALEDHLLDQKPPVMTYNRMFALFSEHSPENQKLLSDELLRPLSHLMIDEFQDVSPQIVSWIRASLAEIRSRGPAMHVGRGAQRSSLLCVGDDWQSIYGWRGSSPTYFMEFNKEFPSPSTTKVMLSDNYRSHQHIIDAAEHIVRAAPAIAGKKAKASGESKALLPVNVLDRDDQGLAKRLMEHYRQGDTILMLYRKSSDKSLIEEHIQPVVNVDSSLPYESRRLKQLTYHSAKGLQADAVFLLGDCQHLTSSPYKNQVYRMAGLGKAGDNEAYDNAQKDEILRLAYVGITRAVSHCYWYVDGQDTQAANMPKASDRIGKGKAFFADHRGKTSA; encoded by the coding sequence GTGCCGCAACACACCCCCGATCTTCCTCCTGAACTTCGTCCCCTGGCCGAGATGCCGCTGCTCAAGCGCCTGGCCGCCCGATTCTTTGGCCATGGGCTGACGCGTCTGCGTGCACAACATCGGGCGTCATGGTTGCATGGCCAGGCCGACGGTTTTCGCAGCGGTCACAGCGCCGGGGTGGATTACGGCTATAAGGAAGGCAAGCTCGAAGGGTTGGAGGAAGGTCGGCAGGTGTTGCTGATTCGTGACTCGCGCTCCACCGAACACCGGCCCCCCAACGTCGATGACAACCTGTTCGACGACTGGCGCCTGCCATTGAGCGCCGAGCTGAAGAAGCGCATGAAGGCCGATGTCGCTCGTTTGCTCGCGCCGCACGCGCAACCCAGCGCCGCGCAGTGGAAAATGATCTTCAGTGATACGCCATCGACGTCGGTCATCGCCGGCGCGGGGGCGGGCAAGTCGACCACCCTGGTGCTGCGTATTTTGCTGCTGACCCACTATCTGGGTTTCGAGCTGAGCTCAATGACCGTCGTGACCTTTACACGGGAGTCGCGCAAGGACTTCATCAACAAACTGATCGAGATGTTTGCGCTCTGGGGTCGGCCGCTCGGTTTCAAGGAGGCGCGGGACCTGGTGCGCACCTTCCATTCGCGAATCCTGCCCATGGTGCGCAGCCTGCCGGGCTTCGAGCGGCTGCAAGCGTTCGAAAACCTCAGCAACCGTGTGCAAGGTGCCGATGATGAGGCCGATAGCAATCCTTTCGATTTGCGCATCAACGACGCCCAGCGTCAGCAGCTCAACGCCTGCTATCACAACCTGCACACGCGTGATGAGCGCTTTCGCGAACTGATCAAACCTTTGTCGCGCCATGCCTTGCAGCTCAAGGAGCTGGAGCGCGATCACCCGGACGTGCAAAAGCGCATGGCCGTGACCGAACTGGCCGCCAAGCGTGATGAAGAACTGTGCGACTTGATTGAAGATTTGTGGTTTCGCGCGGGTGCCTGGCCCATCAAAGGCATCGAGCCCAATCGCCAGTCGTTTGATATCAACGGTTCGACCTTTCATTGCCATGGCTATATCCCGAGCCTGGACGCGTGGGTCGTGCTGGGTTTCGATCCTCGGGAAAACCCGCAGGTCAGCCGCCCGAATGCCAAGCTCAGCGTCCGCGCGGAATGGGCGGTAAAGCGAACCCTGTTTCAAGCTTTCTGTCGTAAGCCTTTGATATGGCTGGATAGTTATGAAGCTTCAAAGCGTGTTTTGGCCTCCCTTGCGGGCGATGCCAGCGCCGGGCCGGGGTTCGATTACAAGGTCAAGGGCGAGCTCGGTTCCGCGCCGTTGCTGGACTGTTTTGTCGCGGCGGCCGGGTTTATCGAAAACCTTGGCCTGGATGTTCCGAATGCCGTGGGCCAGATGAGCTTCGCCAAGGACGACCCGGACCGGTTTTTCTTCGAGGCCTTGAGCCTGTTCTGGCGAGCCCTGGAAGATCATCTGCTGGATCAGAAGCCCCCGGTGATGACCTACAACCGCATGTTCGCCTTGTTCAGCGAGCATTCCCCGGAAAACCAGAAGCTGTTGAGCGATGAACTGCTGCGGCCGCTGTCGCACCTGATGATCGACGAGTTTCAGGACGTATCGCCGCAGATTGTTTCCTGGATTCGCGCCAGCCTCGCCGAGATTCGCAGTCGCGGCCCGGCCATGCACGTGGGACGCGGCGCTCAGCGTTCGTCGTTGCTGTGCGTGGGCGATGACTGGCAGTCCATTTATGGATGGCGCGGCAGTTCGCCGACGTATTTCATGGAGTTCAACAAGGAGTTCCCTTCGCCGAGCACGACCAAGGTCATGCTCAGCGACAACTATCGCAGCCATCAACACATCATCGATGCCGCCGAACACATCGTGCGTGCCGCACCGGCCATCGCCGGCAAGAAGGCCAAGGCCAGTGGCGAGTCGAAAGCGCTGCTGCCAGTCAATGTGCTCGATCGGGATGATCAAGGCTTGGCCAAGCGGTTGATGGAACACTACAGACAGGGCGATACAATCTTGATGCTTTATCGAAAAAGCAGCGATAAGTCATTGATAGAAGAACATATTCAGCCTGTAGTTAATGTGGATTCTAGCTTGCCGTACGAGTCGCGACGGCTGAAGCAGTTGACCTATCACAGCGCCAAGGGCCTTCAGGCCGACGCGGTGTTTCTGCTGGGAGACTGCCAGCACCTGACCAGTTCGCCCTACAAGAATCAGGTCTACCGCATGGCGGGTCTGGGCAAGGCTGGCGACAACGAAGCTTACGATAACGCGCAAAAAGACGAGATTCTGCGGTTGGCCTATGTCGGCATCACCCGGGCGGTCAGCCATTGCTACTGGTATGTCGATGGCCAGGACACCCAAGCGGCGAACATGCCCAAGGCTTCCGACCGGATCGGCAAGGGCAAGGCTTTTTTTGCCGATCACCGGGGCAAGACATCGGCGTAA
- a CDS encoding pirin family protein, producing the protein MLELRPFNSLGGAHHGWLDAHHHFSFAEYYDPKRMNWGNLRVWNDDVIASGTGFPKHPHRDMEIITYVREGAITHEDNLGNKGRTEAGDVQVMSAGTGIAHSEYNLEATETRIFQIWIIPNETGLAPSWGAKPFPKGQREGFVTLASGKAGDDQSLRIRADARLVAANLKAGESAEYRLDNGRRAYLVPATGVIEVNGLRAQARDGVAVADEQVLRVTAIEDSEIVLVDLA; encoded by the coding sequence ATGCTCGAACTCAGACCCTTCAACTCCCTGGGCGGCGCCCACCATGGCTGGCTGGATGCTCATCACCACTTTTCGTTCGCCGAATACTACGACCCTAAACGTATGAACTGGGGCAACCTTCGGGTGTGGAACGACGACGTGATCGCCTCGGGTACCGGTTTCCCGAAACACCCGCACCGGGACATGGAAATCATCACGTATGTCCGTGAAGGTGCGATTACCCACGAGGACAACCTCGGTAACAAGGGCCGCACCGAAGCAGGCGATGTGCAAGTCATGAGCGCCGGCACCGGGATCGCTCACAGTGAGTACAACCTGGAAGCGACTGAAACCAGGATCTTCCAGATCTGGATCATCCCGAACGAAACAGGCCTGGCACCGTCCTGGGGCGCAAAACCGTTCCCTAAAGGCCAGCGCGAAGGCTTTGTGACCCTGGCCAGCGGCAAGGCCGGCGACGATCAAAGCCTGCGGATCCGTGCGGATGCACGCCTGGTTGCGGCGAACCTGAAGGCTGGCGAGTCTGCGGAGTATCGTCTGGACAATGGCCGCCGTGCTTACCTGGTTCCGGCGACGGGCGTGATTGAAGTCAATGGCTTGCGAGCACAAGCTCGAGATGGTGTTGCGGTGGCTGATGAGCAGGTGTTGCGCGTGACGGCCATTGAAGACAGTGAGATTGTTTTGGTGGACCTGGCTTGA
- the pgm gene encoding phosphoglucomutase (alpha-D-glucose-1,6-bisphosphate-dependent) translates to MTLSPFAGKPAPAELLVDIPRLVTAYYTGQPDAAISTQRVAFGTSGHRGSSFDLSFNEWHVLAISQAICLYREAQGIDGPLFVGIDTHALSTPAGASALEVLAANGVTVMIAEGDEYTPTPAISHAILCYNRGRTSGLADGIVITPSHNPPQSGGYKYNPTNGGPADTHITKWIEAKANELLGNKLAGVKRISYEQALKASTTHRHDYLNSYVADLINVIDFDAIRDAKLRLGVDPLGGAGVRYWSAIAEHYKLDLDVVNTQVDPTFRFMTVDWDGQIRMDPSSSHAMQGLIGLKERFDVAFACDPDHDRHGIVTPSGGLLAPNSYLAVSIDYLFQNRPQWRADAAVGKTVVSSGLIDRVAKRLGRRLYEVPVGFKWFADGLFDGSLGFGGEESAGASFLRKDGGVWSTDKDGLIPALLAAEMTARTGRDPSQAYRALTDELGEPFSVRVDAKANPQQKALLSKLSPEQVTSTQLAGEAIQSILSHAPGNDQAIGGLKVMTENGWFAARPSGTEDIYKIYAESFVSDEHLKQLVAEAQTLVDGAISAK, encoded by the coding sequence ATGACACTCAGTCCTTTTGCGGGCAAACCGGCACCGGCAGAGTTGTTGGTCGACATCCCGCGACTGGTAACGGCTTATTACACCGGCCAGCCCGATGCCGCGATCTCCACCCAGCGTGTCGCGTTCGGCACGTCCGGGCACCGAGGTAGCTCGTTCGACTTGAGTTTCAACGAATGGCACGTTCTGGCGATCAGCCAGGCGATCTGCCTGTACCGCGAAGCCCAGGGCATCGATGGTCCGCTGTTCGTCGGCATCGACACCCACGCGCTGTCCACCCCGGCGGGCGCCAGCGCCCTTGAAGTGCTGGCCGCCAACGGCGTGACGGTGATGATTGCCGAGGGGGACGAGTACACCCCGACACCAGCGATTTCCCACGCGATTCTCTGCTACAACCGTGGCCGCACCTCGGGCCTGGCAGACGGCATCGTCATCACGCCGTCCCATAACCCGCCGCAAAGCGGTGGCTACAAATACAACCCCACCAACGGTGGCCCGGCCGACACCCACATCACCAAGTGGATCGAAGCCAAGGCCAACGAGCTGCTGGGCAACAAGCTCGCCGGCGTCAAGCGCATCAGCTACGAGCAGGCGCTGAAGGCCAGCACCACGCACCGTCACGATTACCTCAACTCCTATGTCGCCGACCTGATCAACGTGATCGACTTTGACGCCATTCGCGACGCCAAACTGCGTCTGGGCGTCGATCCGCTGGGCGGAGCAGGGGTGCGTTACTGGTCGGCGATTGCCGAGCACTACAAGCTGGATCTGGACGTGGTGAACACGCAGGTCGATCCGACCTTCCGCTTCATGACGGTCGACTGGGATGGCCAGATCCGCATGGACCCTTCGTCCAGCCACGCCATGCAAGGCCTGATCGGCCTGAAAGAGCGTTTTGACGTCGCGTTCGCCTGCGACCCGGATCACGATCGCCATGGCATCGTGACGCCGTCCGGTGGTTTGCTCGCGCCGAACAGCTACCTGGCAGTGTCCATCGACTACCTGTTCCAGAACCGCCCGCAATGGCGCGCCGATGCAGCCGTGGGTAAAACCGTGGTCAGCAGTGGTTTGATCGATCGCGTGGCCAAGCGTTTGGGCCGTCGTTTGTACGAAGTGCCGGTCGGTTTCAAATGGTTTGCGGACGGTCTGTTCGACGGCTCGCTGGGTTTTGGCGGCGAAGAAAGCGCCGGCGCCTCGTTCCTGCGCAAGGACGGTGGTGTGTGGAGCACAGACAAGGACGGCTTGATCCCGGCGCTGCTGGCCGCGGAAATGACCGCCCGCACCGGTCGCGACCCGAGCCAGGCGTATCGCGCACTGACCGATGAACTGGGCGAACCGTTCTCGGTGCGGGTCGATGCCAAGGCCAATCCGCAACAGAAAGCCTTGCTGAGCAAGTTGTCACCGGAGCAGGTCACCTCGACCCAGCTTGCGGGCGAAGCGATCCAGAGCATCCTCAGCCACGCGCCGGGTAATGACCAGGCGATCGGCGGTTTGAAAGTCATGACCGAAAACGGCTGGTTCGCGGCGCGTCCGTCGGGTACCGAAGACATCTACAAGATCTACGCCGAGAGTTTCGTCAGTGACGAGCATCTGAAGCAGTTGGTAGCTGAAGCTCAAACATTGGTGGATGGCGCTATTTCTGCGAAATAA
- a CDS encoding aminotransferase-like domain-containing protein: MKGPRETDFAYQAVYRYLTHLINEPVSDTRVRLPSLRQLADRLSVSISTIQYAYSLLEKEGRVYSVAKSGYYALPVSAINAPGNGNDLLESVYFSARCPGMLVLSADEPALLQPLDSPLLLLERELLRQYPRQPQPPSQPCGELELRTALAARYTTTPVRCWHADDVYIGADLRGVLEILIAVLSLKDAAVVLESPCDWAILRLLQAADVQVIELPLQTDGGLDVEQLKKLLETHPVRLVVLSSALNMPQGSLADDDNRRAIAQLLERHGSWALENDCYGELEFEPGGLRFRDLLDPERLIVFSTFEKIIGPEAPYGFLLSRHFSAELQRHFLLRAFRLSPIRQKAIARLYGNGRIDQHLHVLRRLLKDRKVQMTQLLQERLGDALHFVEPQGGATIWVRSLRQVDVRRVFQRLLKHQVVIAPGELFSLQGLHTQHFRLSHSFGGDHDLAAALSLLGDALRLESVD; encoded by the coding sequence TTGAAAGGACCACGCGAGACCGACTTTGCTTATCAGGCGGTGTACCGATACCTGACGCACCTGATCAATGAGCCGGTCAGCGACACGCGCGTGCGCCTGCCGTCGTTGCGTCAGTTGGCGGATCGTTTGAGCGTGTCGATCTCGACGATTCAGTACGCGTATTCGTTGCTGGAGAAAGAAGGGCGCGTGTATTCGGTCGCCAAGTCCGGTTATTACGCGTTGCCGGTGTCCGCCATCAATGCGCCCGGCAATGGCAATGACCTGCTCGAAAGCGTTTATTTCAGTGCCAGGTGTCCAGGCATGCTGGTGTTGAGTGCCGATGAGCCGGCATTGTTGCAACCCCTCGACAGTCCGTTATTGCTGCTGGAACGGGAACTGCTGCGCCAGTATCCGCGCCAGCCGCAACCGCCTTCGCAGCCCTGCGGGGAACTGGAACTGCGTACCGCCCTGGCCGCGCGTTACACCACAACGCCGGTACGCTGCTGGCATGCCGATGACGTTTACATTGGCGCCGACTTGCGCGGCGTCCTGGAAATACTGATCGCCGTGTTGAGCCTCAAAGACGCCGCGGTGGTCCTTGAGTCTCCGTGTGACTGGGCGATTCTGCGCTTGCTCCAGGCCGCCGATGTCCAGGTGATCGAATTGCCGCTGCAAACCGATGGCGGGCTAGACGTCGAACAGCTCAAGAAGCTGCTGGAGACCCACCCGGTGCGGTTGGTCGTGCTGTCATCCGCTTTGAACATGCCGCAAGGCAGCCTTGCAGATGACGACAACCGACGAGCCATTGCGCAGCTCCTCGAACGGCATGGCAGCTGGGCGCTGGAAAACGATTGCTACGGCGAACTCGAATTCGAACCGGGCGGCTTGCGGTTTCGCGATCTGCTCGACCCTGAGCGGCTGATCGTGTTTTCCACGTTCGAGAAAATCATCGGCCCGGAAGCGCCCTACGGCTTTCTGTTGTCACGGCATTTCAGCGCCGAATTGCAGCGGCACTTTTTACTGCGTGCCTTTCGCCTGTCGCCGATTCGCCAGAAAGCCATTGCCCGTTTGTACGGTAACGGACGGATCGACCAGCACCTTCATGTGCTGCGCAGGTTGCTCAAGGACCGCAAGGTGCAGATGACGCAGTTGTTGCAGGAGCGCCTGGGCGACGCCTTGCATTTTGTCGAGCCTCAGGGTGGGGCAACGATTTGGGTGCGCTCCCTGCGACAGGTCGATGTTCGGCGGGTGTTTCAGCGCCTGCTCAAGCATCAGGTGGTGATTGCGCCGGGCGAGCTGTTCAGTTTGCAGGGCCTGCACACGCAACACTTTCGCCTCAGTCATAGCTTTGGCGGTGATCATGATCTGGCCGCTGCACTGAGCCTGCTCGGCGATGCCTTGCGCCTGGAATCGGTAGACTGA